ACTGTATGCTGCGCTTCCGCTTCAACTAATAAAAAAAGCCGGATCTTCTTATGAGGGCCGCCCTTCGGGGCGGCTCATTTGTTTGGTATCTGATCATTTGAGTTTTCTCCCCATCATTTTTCGGCGCAAGAACTGGCACCTCGCCTTCGGCGACCAGATGCTTCCAGGCTCCGCGTTAGCTGCGGTCGCATTCGCGACGAGCAGAGCTCCGTTCCCGCCTCTTTGAGCATCGGCTGCGCGCAGCCTCTAGCTGTCATCTGACGATGGCTGAGGACGTGCTTCACGCATTACCGAGCTAGGGGGGCACATCCCCCGGGCCGTCAAGGATCGGAGCCACGCGACCGCCTTCGGTTTCCCTCCCGTCTTCCTGCGCTAGCGCTCCGTGCAGACGGGCGCCTCCCAGCGGCGGTCGTCCTTGACTGCCCTCCCCCTGACTTTCGGGCATTCGCCCCCGTTGCCCAAAAGCATGTGCTTTTGATGCACCGGGTTTTTTCAATTTCAGAGGGAGAAGTTTCAGATGGCTACCGCAACCGACAACAGCAGCCGGACCGACATCTACACGATGATCACCAACCGCATCGTCGAAGCGCTTGAGGCGGGCACAAGGCCCTGGCTCAAGCCTTGGAGCCTGTAGCCA
This Pirellulales bacterium DNA region includes the following protein-coding sequences:
- a CDS encoding ArdC-like ssDNA-binding domain-containing protein, producing the protein MATATDNSSRTDIYTMITNRIVEALEAGTRPWLKPWSL